In Candidatus Eisenbacteria bacterium, the genomic window CGTCAAGGGAACACCGCCCGACACGACCTGCCGGCTCGCCGGATTCGCGGTGGACGCGGATCCCAGGACCTGGCTCGGAGTCGACTTCGACGAGGTGAAGGTGCCGTCCCGGGTGGGACCGCTTCCGGCGTGGCGCATTCCAGGGAGAGACTCGACATGGGCGATCTTCGTGCACGGTCGCGCCGCCTCGAGGGCTGAAGTCCTGCGCATGCTTCCCGCCTACATGTCGATCGGACTCCCGTGCCTGATCCTCTCCTACCGGAACGACGCGGGAGCGCCTGTGGTCGGCGACGGCAGCTATCGCCTGGGATTCACGGAGTGGCAGGACCTCGAGGACGCGGTTCGCTACGCGCGGACCCAGGGAGCGCGCGACGTCGTGGTGGTGGGATGCAGCATGGGCGGCTCGATCGTGGCCCAGTACCTCCGCCGCTCGAAGGAGCGGGCGATCACCCGCGGCGCCGTTCTCGACTCACCGGCCCTGGATTGGAACGCCATGATCGCCGTGGGCGCGCGGAAGCGCGGAGTCCCCACCTGGGTCACGGAGCTGGGCAAGCTCGTGGCCTCTCTGCGCGCCGGCTTCCGATGGAGTGATCTCGTCCAGGCCCGGCACGTCACCGAGTTCGAGACCCCCATGCTGATCCTGCATGGCGACGCCGACGACGTGGCGCCGATCGCGGTCAGCGAGCAGTTCGCGGCGGCACTTCCCCGTCTGGTGACATTCGATCCCTACCAGGGCGCGGGCCATGTGGAGTCGGCCAATGTCGATCCCGAGCGTTACCGGAAGACCGTCGCCAACTGGCTCATGGCTCACTGGGTCGGCCGGACCGGACCGGAGTACCAACCGATCCGAAGATGACGCGCGACGCGCGTTTCGTTGTGGACGGGCGTCGCGGCCCAGTTGTGTAAGAGTTCGCTGTGGAATGTACCCTGAGAGGAGCGCTCCTGTGGGTGTTTCACCCCCGGGGGGAGGCGGACCATGGGTCTGTCAAGCCTCTGGCGCTCAAGAAGATTCGATGATCTCCAGGAGCCCGGCTCCGAACCGGCGAGGTTCTTGCGCTCTCCCCGCGCCGAGGCGTTGGTCGCCTCGACAACGGAGGAGAGGTCATGAACATTCTATGGACGATCATCATCGGTTTCGTCGTTGGTCTGATCGCGAAGATGCTCATGCCAGGACGCGACCCGGGTGGGTTCATCATCACCACGCTTCTGGGTATCGCTGGAGCATTCATCGCGGGCTATCTCGGCCGCGCACTGAATCTGTACGGGCCAGACCAGCCGGCGGGGTTCATCGCCTCAGTGATTGGCGCGATCCTGCTGCTGGTGCTGTACCGAGTCGTCCGGAG contains:
- a CDS encoding alpha/beta fold hydrolase; its protein translation is MRAMRRTLLLVAVLLVVAASFVGWQYSIQILGPDKPAGRTGQRVIAHGESTITLANTPKARRPGHWAIVWPGGHGKIGPLISVQDGQVITRFTIVKGTPPDTTCRLAGFAVDADPRTWLGVDFDEVKVPSRVGPLPAWRIPGRDSTWAIFVHGRAASRAEVLRMLPAYMSIGLPCLILSYRNDAGAPVVGDGSYRLGFTEWQDLEDAVRYARTQGARDVVVVGCSMGGSIVAQYLRRSKERAITRGAVLDSPALDWNAMIAVGARKRGVPTWVTELGKLVASLRAGFRWSDLVQARHVTEFETPMLILHGDADDVAPIAVSEQFAAALPRLVTFDPYQGAGHVESANVDPERYRKTVANWLMAHWVGRTGPEYQPIRR
- a CDS encoding GlsB/YeaQ/YmgE family stress response membrane protein; amino-acid sequence: MNILWTIIIGFVVGLIAKMLMPGRDPGGFIITTLLGIAGAFIAGYLGRALNLYGPDQPAGFIASVIGAILLLVLYRVVRRPRLA